In Streptomyces chartreusis, the following proteins share a genomic window:
- a CDS encoding cytochrome P450 family protein, producing MPSRSDQPAPPPTPHPEAPELFTWEFATDPYPAYAWLRENAPVHRTRLPSGVEAWLVTRYADAKQTLADNRLSKNPAHHDEPAHAKGKTGIPGERKADLMTHLLNIDPPDHTRLRRLVSKAFTPRRVAEFEPRVQELTDQLIDRFADRGSADLIHDFAFPLPIYAICDLLGVPREDQDDFRDWAGMMIRHQGGPRGGVARSVKKMRGYLADLIHRKREALPATPDPGEDLISGLIRASDHGEHLTENEAAAMAFILLFAGFETTVNLIGNGTFALLTHPEQRARLQTSLAAHETALLETGVEELLRYDGPVELATWRFATEPLTIGGQDIAAGDPVLVVLAAADRDPERFADPDVLDLGRRDNQHLGYGHGIHYCLGAPLARLEGQTALATLLTRLPDLRLAVDPEELRWRGGLIMRGLRMLPVEFTPVG from the coding sequence ATACCGTCAAGGAGTGACCAACCAGCCCCACCCCCGACCCCCCACCCCGAGGCCCCCGAACTCTTCACCTGGGAGTTCGCGACGGACCCCTACCCCGCCTACGCCTGGCTCCGGGAGAACGCCCCCGTGCACCGGACGCGGCTCCCCAGCGGGGTGGAGGCCTGGCTGGTCACCCGGTACGCCGACGCCAAGCAGACGCTCGCCGACAACCGGCTCTCCAAGAACCCGGCCCACCACGACGAGCCCGCGCACGCCAAGGGCAAGACGGGTATCCCGGGGGAGCGCAAGGCCGACCTGATGACGCATCTGCTCAACATCGATCCGCCGGACCACACCAGGCTCCGGCGGCTCGTCTCCAAGGCGTTCACGCCGCGCAGGGTCGCCGAGTTCGAGCCACGGGTGCAGGAGCTCACCGATCAGCTCATCGACCGGTTCGCGGACCGGGGGAGTGCCGACCTCATCCACGACTTCGCCTTCCCCCTCCCCATCTACGCGATCTGCGACCTGCTGGGCGTCCCGCGCGAGGACCAGGACGACTTCCGGGACTGGGCGGGCATGATGATCCGGCACCAGGGCGGCCCGAGGGGCGGGGTCGCGCGGTCCGTGAAGAAGATGCGCGGCTATCTGGCCGATCTGATCCACCGCAAGCGCGAGGCACTTCCGGCCACCCCCGACCCCGGCGAGGACCTCATCTCCGGTCTCATCCGCGCCTCCGACCACGGTGAGCACCTCACCGAGAACGAGGCCGCGGCCATGGCCTTCATCCTGCTGTTCGCCGGCTTCGAGACGACCGTCAACCTCATCGGCAACGGCACCTTCGCCCTGCTCACCCACCCCGAGCAGCGCGCCCGCCTCCAGACCTCCCTGGCCGCCCACGAGACCGCCCTCCTGGAGACCGGCGTCGAGGAACTCCTGCGCTACGACGGCCCGGTCGAGCTCGCCACCTGGCGCTTCGCCACCGAGCCGCTCACCATCGGCGGGCAGGACATCGCGGCCGGCGACCCCGTGCTGGTCGTGCTGGCCGCCGCCGACCGGGACCCGGAGCGGTTCGCCGACCCCGACGTCCTGGACCTCGGCCGCCGCGACAACCAGCACCTCGGCTACGGCCACGGCATCCACTACTGCCTCGGTGCCCCGCTCGCCCGTCTGGAGGGCCAGACCGCGCTCGCCACGCTCCTCACCCGCCTCCCGGATCTCCGACTCGCCGTGGATCCCGAGGAGTTGAGGTGGCGGGGCGGACTCATCATGCGCGGACTGCGTATGCTTCCGGTGGAGTTCACCCCCGTTGGGTGA
- a CDS encoding transglycosylase family protein — protein MLSGNGRHRRPRQAPALLVAAGVTGSAIAIPLLGATGASAADGTVWDKVAECESGGSWSADEGNGQYGGLQLTQDDWEAYGGLDYATSPDLASRSQQIAVAQKILADQGTKPWGTCAVLNGLTKKSGSVDLDTGVEGDSPSEVSGSSGLLDSSNSSGSSNSSDSSEGSDSDGSSEASTPSGDPSQSASGTPDDSSESPGKSSSSPSSSSKSDKSSKSDASPEATASQSPEGSPAEAPEADNQDNWSQDAGSWSLVDTGSVDGEAKGAVEEVTSGTGKHRGPSAEESGAGEASTKSAGRHASYKVREGDTLASIADSLDLDGGWRALYRANEQAIGAEADHIAPGQTLDVPVE, from the coding sequence ATGCTCTCCGGGAACGGTCGTCACCGTCGCCCCCGTCAGGCTCCGGCTCTCCTCGTCGCGGCCGGAGTCACCGGATCCGCGATCGCCATCCCGCTCCTCGGCGCCACCGGCGCGAGCGCGGCCGACGGAACCGTCTGGGACAAGGTGGCCGAGTGCGAGAGCGGCGGCTCGTGGAGCGCCGACGAAGGCAACGGGCAGTACGGCGGTCTCCAGTTGACCCAGGACGACTGGGAGGCGTACGGCGGCCTCGACTACGCCACCAGCCCCGACCTGGCCAGCCGCTCGCAGCAGATCGCCGTGGCGCAGAAGATCCTCGCGGACCAGGGGACCAAGCCGTGGGGCACGTGCGCGGTGCTCAACGGGCTCACCAAGAAGTCCGGATCGGTCGACCTCGACACCGGGGTGGAGGGCGACTCGCCCTCCGAGGTGTCCGGATCCTCCGGATTGCTCGATTCGTCCAACTCGTCCGGCTCGTCGAATTCATCTGATTCGTCAGAGGGTTCCGACTCCGACGGTTCCTCGGAGGCGTCCACGCCGTCCGGTGATCCCTCGCAGTCGGCGAGCGGCACTCCGGATGATTCGTCCGAATCGCCCGGGAAGTCCTCTTCTTCTCCGTCTTCATCGTCGAAGTCCGACAAGTCCTCGAAGTCCGATGCGTCGCCCGAGGCGACGGCGTCTCAGTCGCCGGAGGGCTCGCCCGCCGAGGCGCCTGAGGCGGACAATCAGGACAACTGGTCACAGGATGCCGGTTCCTGGAGCCTCGTCGACACCGGTTCGGTCGACGGCGAGGCCAAGGGTGCGGTCGAAGAGGTGACGAGCGGCACCGGAAAGCACCGCGGCCCCAGCGCCGAAGAGAGCGGCGCCGGCGAGGCGAGCACCAAGTCCGCCGGGCGCCACGCCTCGTACAAGGTCCGCGAGGGCGACACGCTCGCCTCCATCGCCGACTCCCTTGACCTCGACGGCGGATGGCGCGCGCTGTACCGGGCGAACGAGCAGGCCATCGGTGCCGAAGCTGACCACATCGCTCCCGGTCAGACGCTGGACGTCCCCGTCGAATAA
- a CDS encoding transglycosylase family protein: MLFSSKGKHRRPSKAARAIAVVGVTGAAAVAAPLMAAGSASAATASEWDAVAQCEAGGNWSINTGNGYYGGLQFSASTWAAYGGTQYAATADQATKAQQIAIGEKVLAGQGKGAWPNCGTGLSSAAYNGSSAGSSQSTESTTRSSEQQSASRSADRPAAKKSTKTVTTPTGKKVKKGDGEYKVAKGDTLSSIAAEHDVKGGWEKLFKLNKDIVEDANLIYPGQQLHLK, from the coding sequence ATGCTGTTTTCCAGCAAGGGCAAGCACCGTCGTCCGTCCAAGGCCGCTCGCGCCATCGCCGTCGTCGGCGTCACCGGTGCCGCCGCCGTCGCCGCCCCGCTGATGGCCGCGGGCAGCGCCTCCGCCGCCACCGCCTCCGAGTGGGACGCCGTCGCCCAGTGCGAGGCCGGCGGCAACTGGTCGATCAACACCGGCAACGGCTACTACGGCGGTCTGCAGTTCTCCGCCTCCACCTGGGCCGCGTACGGCGGCACCCAGTACGCCGCCACCGCCGACCAGGCCACCAAGGCCCAGCAGATCGCGATAGGCGAGAAGGTCCTCGCGGGCCAGGGCAAGGGTGCCTGGCCGAACTGCGGCACCGGCCTGTCGAGCGCCGCGTACAACGGCTCCTCCGCCGGCTCCTCGCAGAGCACCGAGTCCACCACGCGCTCCTCCGAGCAGCAGTCGGCCTCCCGCTCCGCCGACCGCCCGGCCGCCAAGAAGAGCACCAAGACCGTCACCACCCCGACCGGCAAGAAGGTCAAGAAGGGCGACGGCGAGTACAAGGTCGCCAAGGGTGACACCCTCAGCTCGATCGCGGCCGAGCACGACGTCAAGGGCGGCTGGGAGAAGCTCTTCAAGCTGAACAAGGACATCGTCGAGGACGCCAACCTGATCTACCCCGGTCAGCAGCTGCACCTGAAGTAA
- the eno gene encoding phosphopyruvate hydratase: MLVPSIDVVVAREILDSRGNPTVEVEVGLDDGSTGRAAVPSGASTGAFEAIELRDGDPNRYQGKGVEKAVLAVIEQIGPELVGYDATEQRLIDQAMFDLDATDNKGSLGANAILGVSLAVAHAASEASDLPLFRYLGGPNAHLLPVPMMNILNGGSHADSNVDIQEFMIAPIGAESFSEALRWGTEVYHTLKKVLKGRGLSTGLGDEGGFAPNLGSNREALDLILEAIKEAGYAPGEQIALALDVAASEFYKDGKYLFEGKERSAAEMTEYYEELVAAYPLVSIEDPLFEDDWAGWKVLTDKLGDKVQIVGDDLFVTNPERLARGIEDGAANALLVKVNQIGSLTETLDAVELAQRSGFKCMMSHRSGETEDVTIADLAVATNCGQIKTGAPARSERVAKYNQLLRIEEILDDAAVYAGRSAFPRFKG, from the coding sequence ATGCTCGTGCCGTCCATCGACGTCGTCGTAGCCCGGGAAATCCTGGACTCCCGAGGCAATCCCACGGTCGAGGTCGAGGTCGGCCTCGACGACGGCAGCACGGGTCGTGCCGCCGTTCCGTCCGGCGCCTCGACGGGTGCCTTCGAAGCCATCGAGCTCCGCGACGGTGACCCGAACCGCTACCAGGGCAAGGGTGTCGAGAAGGCCGTCCTCGCCGTCATCGAGCAGATCGGCCCGGAGCTGGTCGGCTACGACGCCACCGAGCAGCGCCTGATCGACCAGGCCATGTTCGACCTGGACGCCACCGACAACAAGGGCTCCCTCGGCGCCAACGCCATCCTCGGCGTCTCCCTCGCCGTGGCCCACGCCGCCTCCGAGGCGTCCGACCTGCCGCTGTTCCGCTACCTCGGTGGCCCGAACGCGCACCTGCTGCCCGTCCCGATGATGAACATCCTCAACGGTGGATCCCACGCGGACTCCAACGTCGACATCCAGGAGTTCATGATCGCCCCGATCGGCGCGGAGTCCTTCTCCGAGGCCCTGCGCTGGGGCACCGAGGTCTACCACACCCTCAAGAAGGTGCTGAAGGGCCGCGGCCTGTCCACCGGCCTCGGCGACGAGGGCGGCTTCGCCCCGAACCTCGGCTCCAACCGCGAGGCCCTCGACCTCATCCTCGAGGCCATCAAGGAAGCCGGCTACGCCCCCGGCGAGCAGATCGCCCTCGCGCTCGACGTCGCCGCCTCCGAGTTCTACAAGGACGGCAAGTACCTCTTCGAGGGCAAGGAGCGCTCCGCCGCCGAGATGACGGAGTACTACGAGGAGCTCGTGGCGGCCTACCCGCTCGTCTCCATCGAGGACCCGCTGTTCGAGGACGACTGGGCGGGCTGGAAGGTCCTCACCGACAAGCTCGGCGACAAGGTCCAGATCGTCGGCGACGACCTGTTCGTCACCAACCCGGAGCGCCTGGCCCGCGGCATCGAGGACGGCGCCGCCAACGCGCTGCTCGTGAAGGTCAACCAGATCGGCTCGCTCACCGAGACCCTGGACGCCGTCGAGCTGGCCCAGCGCAGCGGCTTCAAGTGCATGATGTCGCACCGCTCCGGCGAGACCGAGGACGTCACCATCGCCGACCTGGCCGTCGCCACCAACTGCGGCCAGATCAAGACCGGCGCCCCGGCCCGCTCCGAGCGCGTCGCCAAGTACAACCAGCTGCTGCGCATCGAGGAGATCCTCGACGACGCCGCGGTGTACGCCGGCCGCAGCGCCTTCCCGCGCTTCAAGGGCTGA
- a CDS encoding FtsB family cell division protein: MAVKDRDRFSTATRIRLLGEQTAARVYRSQTKRQARRSRLTGRAALLALVVCSLVVALAYPIRQYVSQRAEIADLQREKEEAAQRVEDLRDIKARWQDDAYAEQQIRQRLHYVMPGETGYIVVDPDAARKSRTDQSAADRPWYANIWDGVDKADAAR, from the coding sequence ATGGCCGTCAAGGACCGGGACCGTTTCTCCACCGCGACCAGGATCCGGTTGCTCGGCGAGCAGACGGCGGCCCGCGTCTACCGCTCCCAGACAAAGCGGCAGGCCCGGCGTTCCCGGCTCACCGGACGGGCCGCGCTGCTCGCGCTGGTGGTCTGCTCCCTGGTCGTGGCGCTGGCCTACCCCATAAGGCAGTACGTCTCCCAGCGTGCCGAGATCGCCGACCTCCAGCGCGAGAAGGAGGAGGCCGCACAGCGCGTCGAGGACCTGCGTGACATCAAGGCACGCTGGCAGGACGACGCGTACGCCGAGCAGCAGATCCGGCAGCGGCTGCACTATGTGATGCCCGGGGAGACCGGCTACATCGTGGTCGACCCGGACGCGGCCAGGAAGTCGCGGACCGACCAGAGCGCGGCCGACCGACCCTGGTACGCGAACATCTGGGACGGTGTCGACAAGGCCGACGCCGCCCGGTGA
- a CDS encoding DUF501 domain-containing protein → METPPPPTPRTEPTDADVEAFKQQLGRPPRGLRAIAHRCPCGQPDVVETAPRLPDGTPFPTLYYLTCPKASSAIGTLEANGVMKEMSARLESDPELAAAYRSAHEDYIRRRDEIEELTGFPSAGGMPDRVKCLHVLVAHSLAAGPGVNPLGDEAIAMLPEWWMKGPCVVAAE, encoded by the coding sequence ATGGAAACGCCCCCGCCGCCCACCCCGCGCACCGAGCCCACCGACGCGGATGTCGAGGCCTTCAAGCAGCAGCTCGGCCGTCCTCCGCGCGGGCTGCGCGCGATCGCGCACCGGTGCCCGTGCGGCCAGCCGGACGTGGTCGAGACGGCCCCTCGCCTGCCCGACGGCACGCCCTTCCCGACGCTGTACTACCTGACGTGCCCGAAGGCCTCCTCGGCGATCGGCACGCTGGAGGCGAACGGGGTGATGAAGGAGATGTCGGCGCGGCTGGAGAGCGATCCGGAGCTGGCCGCCGCGTATCGCTCCGCGCACGAGGACTACATCCGGCGGCGGGACGAGATCGAGGAGCTGACCGGGTTCCCGAGCGCGGGCGGGATGCCGGACCGGGTGAAGTGCCTGCACGTGCTGGTCGCGCACTCGCTGGCGGCCGGCCCGGGCGTGAACCCGCTCGGCGACGAGGCGATCGCGATGCTGCCGGAGTGGTGGATGAAGGGACCGTGCGTGGTCGCGGC